The following are encoded together in the Magnetospirillum gryphiswaldense MSR-1 v2 genome:
- a CDS encoding nitrate- and nitrite sensing domain-containing protein yields the protein MTSPPTPYTQTGLFSRYRLIIAIVAPILALVMFSAWVVEEKMDAYRDSADLLVAAQIARAAQSLTRELENERILSTRAVDPNDLQARYELEAQRLNTDERLKALSAALAMPEIRQRLSGDTNIIDSAQLAILRQELDNDATPSAASFGYSRAIAGLTSLAATMAPSDLSRVISAYMDLGNVKDRVGRARAMLTTTTKKGEINRQALAENNAESRAYLESFRVHASAHQIRIYDEIVQGPVVGMVERLHRQALSGILGPDDRKAWDEAHVALLKLYARTEDRMAADMEKVIQDNLKATRFTFFLVVLGVIILVGLSLESLRRSERRAVLWEEEARKLFRAVEQSPVSVLISDAQGLIEYINPAFSAMTGYHRDEVLGHSPRMLRSDQTPPEVFADLWASISAGQEWRGEIVNQRKDGSVYWESMTVAPVKDGDGKVDSFIAFKEDVTEIRSLRLALELEHANLRRIFASTKDLIALVSTDGRFEYANPALVDTFGPVMGVRTIDYFQPAIANLGDDNTATRGEWVSDLNGKTYEFSITPVDTPHGEMSALLALHDITTRKQAELAMAEAREAAELSNRAKTEFLATMSHELRTPLNAIIGFSEIIENELLGPVETKQYRDYAHDINESGRHLLTLINDILDVARLEVGRFALMESEMDVGQTIRASVQLVGERAKAAGLRIGEQIPDGLPWLMGDERRIKQTIANILSNAVKFTSADGRVTVTAKTDENGLDIVVSDTGIGIHADDMTKIMAPFGQAESSLSRRFDGAGLGLPLARRFMDMHGGTLSISSTPGQGTVVNLHFPASRLRVATTMTTR from the coding sequence ATGACCTCGCCCCCCACCCCTTATACGCAGACCGGTCTCTTCAGTCGGTACCGCCTGATCATCGCCATTGTCGCGCCGATTCTGGCCCTGGTGATGTTTTCCGCCTGGGTGGTGGAAGAAAAGATGGATGCCTATCGCGACAGCGCCGATCTTCTGGTGGCGGCGCAGATCGCCCGTGCCGCCCAATCGCTGACCCGCGAACTGGAAAACGAGCGCATCTTGTCGACCCGCGCCGTCGATCCCAATGATTTGCAGGCCCGCTATGAGCTGGAGGCCCAGCGCCTCAACACCGACGAACGCCTGAAAGCCCTGAGCGCGGCCCTGGCCATGCCGGAAATCAGACAGCGCCTGTCGGGCGACACCAATATCATCGATTCCGCCCAACTGGCCATCCTGCGCCAGGAGCTGGATAATGACGCTACTCCCAGCGCCGCCAGTTTCGGCTATAGCCGGGCCATCGCCGGCCTGACCTCGCTGGCCGCGACCATGGCGCCCAGCGACCTGTCGCGGGTGATATCCGCCTATATGGATTTGGGCAACGTCAAGGATCGTGTCGGTCGCGCCCGCGCCATGCTGACCACGACGACAAAAAAAGGTGAGATCAATCGCCAGGCCTTGGCGGAAAACAACGCCGAATCCCGCGCCTACCTGGAATCCTTCCGCGTTCATGCCTCGGCCCATCAGATCCGCATCTATGACGAAATCGTCCAAGGTCCGGTGGTCGGCATGGTCGAACGCCTGCACCGCCAAGCGCTGTCCGGAATTCTGGGCCCCGATGACCGCAAGGCGTGGGACGAAGCCCATGTGGCGCTCTTGAAGCTTTATGCCCGCACCGAAGACCGCATGGCCGCCGACATGGAAAAGGTCATCCAGGATAATTTGAAAGCCACCCGCTTCACCTTTTTCCTGGTGGTGCTGGGGGTGATCATCCTGGTCGGCCTCAGCCTGGAATCCCTGCGCCGCAGCGAACGCCGCGCCGTGTTGTGGGAGGAAGAGGCGCGCAAGCTGTTCCGCGCCGTCGAGCAAAGCCCGGTTTCGGTGCTGATCAGCGACGCCCAGGGACTGATCGAATACATCAACCCCGCCTTCTCCGCCATGACCGGCTATCACCGCGACGAAGTGCTGGGCCATTCGCCGCGCATGCTGCGCTCCGACCAGACCCCGCCCGAGGTGTTCGCCGATCTGTGGGCGTCGATCAGCGCCGGCCAGGAATGGCGCGGCGAAATCGTCAACCAAAGGAAGGACGGCAGCGTCTATTGGGAATCCATGACCGTCGCCCCGGTCAAGGATGGCGACGGCAAGGTCGACAGCTTCATCGCCTTCAAGGAAGACGTCACCGAAATCCGCAGCCTGCGCCTGGCCCTGGAACTGGAACACGCCAACCTGCGCCGCATCTTCGCCTCGACCAAGGATCTGATCGCCCTGGTCAGCACCGATGGCCGCTTTGAATATGCCAATCCAGCCCTGGTGGACACATTCGGCCCGGTCATGGGCGTGCGCACCATCGACTATTTTCAGCCGGCCATCGCCAATCTGGGCGACGACAACACCGCCACAAGAGGCGAATGGGTGTCGGACCTGAACGGCAAAACCTACGAATTCAGCATCACCCCGGTGGACACCCCGCACGGCGAGATGTCGGCGTTGCTGGCCCTGCACGACATCACCACCCGCAAGCAGGCCGAGCTGGCCATGGCCGAAGCGCGCGAGGCGGCGGAATTGTCCAACCGGGCCAAGACCGAATTCCTGGCGACCATGAGCCACGAATTGCGCACGCCCCTGAACGCCATCATCGGTTTCTCCGAAATCATCGAAAACGAATTGCTGGGACCGGTGGAAACCAAGCAATACCGCGACTACGCCCACGACATCAACGAATCTGGCCGCCATCTGCTGACCCTGATCAACGACATCCTCGACGTGGCGCGGCTGGAAGTGGGGCGCTTCGCCCTGATGGAAAGCGAGATGGACGTGGGTCAGACCATCCGCGCCTCGGTGCAATTGGTGGGCGAACGGGCCAAGGCCGCCGGCCTGCGCATTGGCGAACAGATCCCCGACGGCTTGCCCTGGCTGATGGGGGACGAACGGCGCATCAAGCAGACCATCGCCAATATCCTGTCCAATGCCGTCAAGTTCACCAGCGCCGACGGCAGGGTAACGGTAACCGCCAAGACCGATGAAAACGGCCTGGACATCGTGGTCAGCGATACCGGTATCGGTATCCATGCCGATGACATGACCAAGATCATGGCCCCGTTCGGCCAAGCCGAGTCAAGTTTGTCGCGCCGTTTCGATGGTGCCGGCCTGGGCCTACCCCTGGCCCGGCGGTTCATGGACATGCATGGCGGCACCCTTAGCATTTCCAGCACACCGGGACAGGGGACCGTGGTCAATCTGCACTTTCCCGCCAGCCGATTGCGCGTCGCCACCACAATGACGACACGTTGA
- the hemN gene encoding oxygen-independent coproporphyrinogen III oxidase, producing MRRDLTAKYDLRVPRYTSYPTAPHFHPGIGPDQYGKWLSQLDPATELSLYLHIAYCAEMCWFCGCHTKITRKYAPVATYLEALLAEVELVAKHLPAKMAARHVHFGGGSPTILTPEDFVRTVETLRQHFILKPDAEIAVELDPRTADETYVQAMASVGVTRASIGVQDFDPKVQEAINRIQPYDVTANVIEWLRRHGVPEINLDLVYGLPYQTVDGLLDTIDKAHGFKPRRIALFGYAHVPWMKKHQRLIPEAALPDTDTRWDQYELGTKRLEDLGYVKIGLDHFAAPDDPLAIALNEKRLHRNFQGYTTDSADVLVGLGASGIGSLPQGYVANVGETHHYLDAIRAGRLATSRGVAMDADDHLRRDLIMSLMCDLELDVDAVCARHNADPAQFDDDLVKLAPMMEDGLARLNGRHIVMTDDGRTLVRAAAAIFDKYLKKGEQRHSKAV from the coding sequence ATGCGACGCGACCTTACGGCCAAGTACGACCTGCGTGTTCCCCGTTACACCTCGTACCCGACGGCGCCGCATTTCCATCCGGGCATCGGCCCGGACCAATACGGCAAATGGCTGAGCCAGCTTGACCCGGCGACCGAATTGTCGCTGTATCTGCATATCGCCTATTGCGCGGAAATGTGCTGGTTCTGCGGTTGCCACACCAAGATCACCCGCAAATACGCCCCCGTCGCCACCTATCTAGAAGCCCTGCTGGCCGAGGTGGAACTGGTGGCCAAGCACCTGCCGGCCAAGATGGCGGCCCGCCACGTGCATTTCGGCGGCGGCAGCCCGACCATCCTGACGCCCGAGGATTTCGTCCGCACCGTCGAGACCCTGCGCCAGCACTTCATCTTGAAGCCCGACGCCGAAATCGCCGTCGAACTCGACCCGCGCACGGCGGATGAAACCTATGTCCAGGCCATGGCCAGCGTCGGCGTGACCCGCGCCTCCATCGGCGTGCAGGATTTCGACCCCAAGGTGCAGGAAGCCATCAACCGCATCCAGCCCTATGACGTCACCGCCAATGTCATCGAATGGCTGCGCCGGCATGGCGTGCCGGAAATCAATCTGGATCTGGTCTATGGCCTGCCTTACCAGACCGTCGACGGCCTGCTCGACACCATCGACAAGGCCCATGGCTTCAAGCCCCGGCGCATCGCCCTGTTCGGCTATGCCCATGTGCCGTGGATGAAGAAGCACCAGCGCCTGATCCCGGAAGCCGCCCTGCCCGACACCGACACCCGCTGGGACCAGTACGAATTGGGGACCAAGCGGCTGGAGGATCTGGGCTATGTGAAGATCGGCCTCGACCACTTCGCCGCCCCCGACGACCCGCTGGCCATCGCGCTCAACGAAAAGCGGCTGCACCGCAATTTCCAGGGCTACACCACCGACAGCGCCGATGTGCTGGTCGGCCTGGGCGCCTCGGGGATCGGCTCGCTGCCCCAAGGCTACGTCGCCAATGTGGGCGAAACCCACCATTATCTCGACGCCATCCGCGCCGGGCGGCTGGCCACCTCACGCGGGGTGGCCATGGATGCCGACGACCATCTGCGCCGCGATCTGATCATGAGCCTGATGTGCGACCTGGAACTGGACGTGGACGCGGTCTGTGCCCGCCACAACGCCGACCCGGCGCAATTCGACGACGATCTGGTCAAGCTGGCGCCGATGATGGAAGACGGGCTGGCCCGATTGAACGGGCGCCACATCGTCATGACCGATGACGGTCGCACCCTGGTGCGCGCCGCCGCCGCCATTTTCGACAAATATCTGAAGAAAGGCGAACAGCGCCACTCGAAGGCGGTGTGA
- a CDS encoding LWamide neuropeptides (fragment) — MRIVLAAAFSLIVTLPVIVQAQSATDLGRMAVQTASPAFTDQDRREIDDWLRLGRRILTGDDDHKSKKMPPGLAKRDHLPPGLAKRDTLPPGLAKRDLPGDLERRLSRLPKGYGRKTVGDDIILIEEATGIIFDILKGAARR; from the coding sequence ATGCGCATTGTTCTCGCCGCCGCCTTCTCCTTGATTGTGACCTTACCCGTGATCGTCCAAGCCCAAAGTGCCACCGATCTGGGCCGTATGGCGGTGCAGACTGCCTCGCCCGCCTTCACCGACCAGGACCGCCGCGAGATCGACGACTGGCTGCGCCTGGGCCGACGCATCCTGACCGGCGACGACGACCACAAAAGCAAGAAGATGCCGCCCGGCTTGGCCAAGCGCGACCATCTGCCGCCAGGACTGGCCAAACGCGACACCCTGCCGCCAGGGCTGGCCAAGCGTGATTTGCCCGGCGACCTGGAGCGCCGACTGTCACGGCTGCCCAAGGGCTATGGCCGCAAGACCGTGGGCGACGACATCATCCTGATCGAGGAAGCCACGGGCATCATCTTTGATATCCTGAAGGGTGCGGCGCGGCGGTAG
- a CDS encoding ATP-binding protein — MNASIALIVGLLGWQSASLVSRDIEELRLVQERGRQLTDIDAQANRLQSLIRQYLNAPTDEVMKEISRRSEDLFAALTTATRDNATSEEISQLNEAARRFVAGFQQLKVINAEVARVYETDIVQAAGEMSGLYAILNSSIKNDRTTPLAPALVKSHESFIAAIIAINTFYFGGSPLKAEAAHETLGQVIQSIPQLTQLATSELQRETLTVIGRRTVRMDEGIETMARAFDDRARILARDIDANQSIMAQAIDRMIARGHEREALLQSQSSALPQRTALAGIGLGIILLTMAVIASWLIGQSIRQPLLRLRAVMEAGARGDWSRDIDAPNLPDELAAMARTVSVFRRNALDKARLEEERAKISAHHEEAKRRTLHELLEQMEAHEQGAPFSKLVVPEAEGADAAEIAQVFNRVLDKFQQAAAERAIAMDQLTQAKVQAETANQAKSSFLAAMTHEIRTPMNGIMDMLRDLHQSPLAADQEHAVATIRETGLSLLKIVDDVLDFSRIEAGRLRLENVALDLPHLLEGVIMAETPQARDKGLRLVHFHDPAIPAGLHGDPTRLRQILYNLVGNAVKFTPTGQVSVFTQHLGSATARPTIRLIVADTGIGIAEHAQQSLFQPFTQADISTPRMFGGTGLGLSITHRLVHMMGGEINVFSQPGQGSTFVVDLPLGQGDANTAPPVPEVDLMGLRLLVLSPDTAERSQIARLTEQEGAAVVRVANADSARAASDRAVTTQAPFDLALVSADGFTADDAEHLHHTPFLLIGYPPPDLGLERLELCRGLLGRPVSPQPLLAAIAQAAQKGAVS; from the coding sequence ATGAATGCCTCGATCGCCCTGATCGTCGGCCTGCTGGGCTGGCAGAGCGCGTCGCTGGTCAGCCGCGATATCGAGGAATTGCGCCTGGTGCAGGAACGCGGGCGGCAACTGACCGATATCGACGCCCAGGCCAACCGGCTGCAAAGCCTGATCCGCCAATACCTGAACGCCCCCACCGACGAGGTGATGAAGGAGATCTCGCGCCGGAGCGAGGATCTGTTCGCGGCCTTGACCACCGCCACCCGCGATAACGCCACCAGCGAGGAAATCTCGCAACTGAACGAGGCGGCGCGGCGCTTCGTCGCCGGCTTCCAGCAGCTCAAGGTCATCAACGCCGAGGTCGCCCGCGTCTACGAGACCGACATCGTCCAGGCCGCCGGCGAAATGTCGGGGCTTTACGCCATTCTCAACTCGTCCATCAAAAACGACCGTACCACCCCCCTGGCTCCGGCCCTGGTCAAGTCGCATGAAAGCTTCATCGCCGCCATCATCGCCATCAACACCTTCTATTTCGGCGGCTCGCCGCTGAAGGCCGAGGCGGCGCACGAAACCCTGGGCCAAGTCATCCAGTCCATCCCGCAGCTGACCCAACTGGCCACCAGCGAGTTGCAGCGCGAGACCTTGACGGTGATCGGCAGGCGCACCGTGCGCATGGATGAAGGCATCGAAACCATGGCGCGGGCCTTCGACGACCGTGCCCGCATCCTGGCCCGCGACATCGACGCCAACCAATCAATCATGGCCCAGGCCATCGACCGCATGATCGCCCGCGGCCATGAACGCGAAGCCTTGCTGCAAAGCCAGTCCAGCGCCCTGCCCCAGCGCACCGCCCTGGCCGGCATCGGCCTTGGCATCATCTTGCTGACCATGGCGGTGATCGCCAGTTGGCTGATCGGCCAATCCATCCGCCAGCCGCTGTTGCGTCTGCGCGCGGTGATGGAGGCCGGAGCCAGGGGCGACTGGTCGCGCGATATCGACGCCCCCAACCTGCCCGACGAACTGGCGGCCATGGCCCGCACGGTGTCGGTGTTTCGACGGAACGCGCTGGACAAGGCGCGGCTGGAAGAGGAACGGGCCAAAATCAGCGCCCACCACGAAGAGGCCAAGCGCCGCACTTTGCATGAATTGCTGGAACAGATGGAAGCGCACGAGCAAGGCGCGCCGTTTTCCAAGCTGGTGGTACCCGAGGCCGAGGGTGCCGACGCCGCCGAGATCGCCCAGGTATTCAACCGGGTGCTGGACAAGTTCCAACAGGCCGCCGCCGAGCGGGCCATCGCCATGGATCAGTTGACCCAGGCTAAGGTGCAGGCGGAAACCGCCAATCAGGCCAAGTCGTCATTCCTGGCGGCCATGACCCACGAGATTCGCACCCCCATGAACGGCATCATGGACATGCTGCGCGACCTGCATCAATCGCCGCTGGCCGCCGACCAGGAACACGCGGTCGCCACCATCCGCGAAACCGGCCTGTCGCTGCTGAAAATCGTCGATGACGTACTGGACTTTTCCCGCATCGAGGCCGGCAGGCTGCGGCTGGAAAACGTCGCCCTTGATCTGCCTCATCTGCTGGAGGGCGTGATCATGGCGGAGACCCCCCAGGCCCGCGACAAGGGGCTGCGACTGGTCCATTTCCACGATCCGGCCATCCCCGCCGGCTTGCACGGCGACCCGACCCGCTTGCGCCAGATCCTCTATAATCTGGTTGGCAACGCCGTCAAGTTCACCCCTACCGGTCAGGTTTCCGTCTTCACCCAGCATCTGGGCAGCGCCACCGCCCGCCCCACCATCCGCCTGATCGTCGCCGACACCGGTATCGGCATCGCCGAACATGCGCAACAATCGCTGTTCCAGCCCTTTACCCAGGCCGATATCAGCACACCGCGCATGTTCGGCGGCACCGGTCTGGGCTTGTCCATCACCCATCGGCTGGTGCACATGATGGGCGGCGAGATCAACGTCTTCAGCCAGCCGGGTCAGGGCAGCACCTTTGTCGTCGATCTGCCGTTGGGGCAAGGCGATGCCAACACCGCTCCCCCTGTGCCGGAAGTGGATTTGATGGGACTGCGTCTGCTGGTGCTGTCGCCCGACACCGCCGAACGGTCGCAGATCGCCCGGCTGACCGAACAGGAAGGGGCGGCGGTGGTCCGCGTCGCCAACGCCGATTCGGCCCGTGCCGCCTCGGATCGCGCCGTCACCACCCAGGCCCCCTTCGATCTGGCCCTGGTTTCCGCCGACGGCTTCACCGCTGACGACGCAGAGCACCTGCACCATACGCCGTTCCTGCTGATCGGCTATCCGCCGCCGGACCTGGGGCTGGAACGGCTGGAATTGTGCCGCGGCCTGCTGGGACGCCCGGTCTCGCCCCAGCCCTTGCTGGCGGCAATCGCCCAGGCTGCGCAAAAAGGTGCAGTCTCGTGA